One window from the genome of Aneurinibacillus sp. REN35 encodes:
- a CDS encoding MFS transporter produces MTFASMSISFIGTALYTTVIKYAAKELTGSAIGLVSFGGQIAGAVSPAVIGFVITLFDGSYDAASWFLIASALAGAIMALTIKNNIQEIKKDAPIKESI; encoded by the coding sequence ATGACATTTGCTTCTATGTCAATCTCATTTATTGGAACAGCACTTTACACAACGGTAATTAAATACGCAGCAAAGGAACTAACCGGTTCAGCTATAGGGCTGGTGAGTTTCGGTGGACAAATAGCCGGGGCTGTCTCCCCAGCAGTTATTGGGTTTGTTATTACCCTTTTTGACGGTTCGTATGATGCTGCATCATGGTTTTTAATTGCCTCTGCATTGGCAGGAGCTATTATGGCATTAACAATTAAAAATAACATTCAAGAAATAAAAAAAGATGCGCCTAT